The segment CGCCTTGGGAGAGGGCGACAACGGGGAGGAAGTGGCAGAAATACCGGAGGAATCCCAGGAGGATGATAATGGAGAGAATGATAATGGCGAGAATGATAATGGCGATGATGAAGGGGAGAAAGAAGAAGTAGCGGATGAATCGGAAGGCGATGAGGATCCTGTTGAAGAAGAGGAAGAGGAAGTCGCTGAAGAATCACCTGCAGATGATATGACCTCAGGGGAGCGTAATGCATTACGAAGTGCCGAGAATTATCTTGGTTTCTCTGCATTTTCCAGGGAAGGCTTAATCGATCAGTTGAAATTTGAAGATTATAGTGACGAAGAAGCAACCTTTGCTGTGGATCATGTGGAAGTGGATTGGTATGAACAGGCTATCAAAAGCGCAGAAGATTATTTAAGATATACGGCATTTTCTAAAACCGGTTTAGTTGATCAATTGAAGTTTGAAGGATTCACTACGGAACAAGCAGAACATGGGGTTGCAAATGTGGAAGTGGATTGGTTTGAGCAGGCTGTAAAAAGTGCTGAAAATTATTTGAATACCATGAGTTTTTCAAAGCAAGGTTTGATTGATCAGTTGGTTTTCGAAGGGTTTACTCAAGAACAAGCCCAACATGGCGCGGATGAGGCTTATTAAAAGAAGGAATTTCTTGGTATTCACAAGGCGGCTCTTTTATGAGGTTGCAATACAAAGGTGTAGATCTCACAGGGCGACGGCAGGCTGCGTAAAAACGCTGATGTTATAATTATCAACTGCTATATATAGTTGAACATTGAATCATGGATTCAACATATAGTATATAAAATTTGTAACAAAACAGTTTTTACGCAACCTGACGGTTCTTTTGTGAGGTCAACTAAAATGGAAACTGAATAGTAAGAACCTAAAAGCTCTTCCGAAGGGAAGAGCTTTTAGTGTGGAGCTCTTTTTTTGATTGCTGCCAGTCGAAAACCTATTTTTTTACTCATCTTTCACTCATCTCCCAATGATCATATTGAGGCGACCACCTGAATTTTCATTGCGGAATGCTTTTTTATATTTATACCCAAATTCAGCGAAGAAGAAATCAACCCCTTAGTTCAACAACGGAAAAAAAGAATCTTACAGAGGATTTCAAAAAACAGAAATAAATTTCCAAAGAATAGAGGATTTGAGGATCTTAATCTAGAACTTATTTACTAATAACCTAATCAACGCGAAAGCGGTACGCTGTAGAGTGACCCCTTAAAGCATCATAGTGATTTTATATATGTAGGGTTTGGGGTATTGGGACATTCACCCATTTGCAACTGCCGGTTGCGAGGATTATACAGTAGAGTTGGTGGCGGTTTAACCGGTTGACGGATATAATGGTATGAAGAATATCAATATTCCAAATGGAAAGGATGATTTCATGGAAATCGGAGAAAAAATACGAAGCCTTCGAAAAGAAAAAAATCTCTCCCAGGAAGGGTTAGCGGAAAAATTAAAAGTATCCCGGCAATCGGTATCTAAATGGGAAGCCGGCCAATCCATCCCTGAAGTTCAAAAGATCCTGTTGATTTGTGATTTGTTCGGCCTCACTGCCGATGAATTTTTACGGCAAGAACTTACGATTCAGGAAGGGCATCGGGGGAAAAACACGGAGCATAACGCTTTTATCCAGAGGATGAAACGCTATCAACGGGAGCTCTTGATTGCATTTGCCTTTATCCTGACGGTTTCTTTCATATTAAATGTAGAAGGTCGATCGACAATAAGGGAGTATCAAAGACAAACTGAATGGGTGCGGGATCAGCTCTATGTAAGTTATTTTGAGGAGTTGGACCAATACCATGATCATTTGGTACGTGGGAATGAACAGGAAATAATGACAGCTTCCACCGAACTGTTGGCAAGCTCCCGACGAATGCGTGAAATGGGAAACCACCATTTGATGTTGGATATCGAAGGGGAAGGGAAGGCAATTTCCTCCATTGTATATGGTACAGCCGTTTCCATTGAGTGGATTGGACAAACCTTGGAGAATAGTGAAAGAATCACTCCCAATAAAATTAAACGGATTGAAGAAATTCCGGATTTGCTTGGGAAAATCCTTCGGTTGGAAAAGGATCTTCAGCAAGAAATCGATTCTCATGGATACGATATTGAAGATACCGAAACCTATGAAAAGATGCATTCCCTGATGATCGAATTGGCGATGCTTACCTTTGCCCATGGATTTGAAGCGGATCAGATCCTGTTGTAGAGTATGGGATGTTATTGGGGTAAAGGACAATGAATTAATATTTGACTAGAAGGGTTGGGGTAGAATGGGAAAAAGCAAAGTGTTTTTATGGAATTTTATGGATTTGGATTATAAAGCCATGGAAAGTTATTTGGAAGACATGGCGGAAAAGGGCTGGTTGCTGAGAAAGATCAATGGAAACTTTGCGACCTTTGATCGAATTGCGCCAAAAAAGGTGCACTTTACCGTGAATGTTTTGGAAAAAGCCGGGATCTGGTCCAAGGAAAATAGCAAAAGGTCGAAGGAGCGCCAAAGCCTGTTAGAGGAAGCGGGGTGGAGGTTGATTGACACCCGAGGGCATTTACAGTTTTTTTGCAGTGAAAAGGAGGAACGGCCCCTACCGGTGCATGGAGATTTGGACCGGGAAAAACAGGTGATTAACTCTTCCCTATGGAAAAAACAGCTGGCAGGGACCCTGTATATTCTGGTGTTACTCTCCGTATTTTTGTATTTTCTTTATCCCGTAGGTCTTGAACATTTAAAAAGTAATACCATACTGGTTTTTGTAATGGTACTCCCATTGGTTCTTCTGGCATTTGCAATCCATCTGATTTATTTGCTGGTTTGGCGGTACCGGATGAAAAGAAGTGTAGCAAGGGGAGAAGTCTATGACAGCCCGGATTATGGAAGGGCAAGAAAAAAAGGAGGAATCGTAAACGGCTTACAGCTTCTGTTGGCGGCGATCATTCTGACGGCGGTGGTTATGGATTTTACCGATGGGGGTGCTATTGCAACCAGTAGTATTTTCACCATGGTATTGATTTGGGTCATCCATCAAGTAAATAAGACGTTGACCCGAGAAAAACCCGATAAAAAAAGCCAGGTGCTTTTGTATCTGGCCTTAGCCGCCGGGACCATCGCTTTCGTGATGATGGCCTATATTCCCAGTTTGG is part of the Isachenkonia alkalipeptolytica genome and harbors:
- a CDS encoding Ltp family lipoprotein — encoded protein: MGKEKKPIYKRWWFIVAAVLVLFMVFGSALGEGDNGEEVAEIPEESQEDDNGENDNGENDNGDDEGEKEEVADESEGDEDPVEEEEEEVAEESPADDMTSGERNALRSAENYLGFSAFSREGLIDQLKFEDYSDEEATFAVDHVEVDWYEQAIKSAEDYLRYTAFSKTGLVDQLKFEGFTTEQAEHGVANVEVDWFEQAVKSAENYLNTMSFSKQGLIDQLVFEGFTQEQAQHGADEAY
- a CDS encoding helix-turn-helix domain-containing protein is translated as MKNINIPNGKDDFMEIGEKIRSLRKEKNLSQEGLAEKLKVSRQSVSKWEAGQSIPEVQKILLICDLFGLTADEFLRQELTIQEGHRGKNTEHNAFIQRMKRYQRELLIAFAFILTVSFILNVEGRSTIREYQRQTEWVRDQLYVSYFEELDQYHDHLVRGNEQEIMTASTELLASSRRMREMGNHHLMLDIEGEGKAISSIVYGTAVSIEWIGQTLENSERITPNKIKRIEEIPDLLGKILRLEKDLQQEIDSHGYDIEDTETYEKMHSLMIELAMLTFAHGFEADQILL
- a CDS encoding DUF2812 domain-containing protein encodes the protein MGKSKVFLWNFMDLDYKAMESYLEDMAEKGWLLRKINGNFATFDRIAPKKVHFTVNVLEKAGIWSKENSKRSKERQSLLEEAGWRLIDTRGHLQFFCSEKEERPLPVHGDLDREKQVINSSLWKKQLAGTLYILVLLSVFLYFLYPVGLEHLKSNTILVFVMVLPLVLLAFAIHLIYLLVWRYRMKRSVARGEVYDSPDYGRARKKGGIVNGLQLLLAAIILTAVVMDFTDGGAIATSSIFTMVLIWVIHQVNKTLTREKPDKKSQVLLYLALAAGTIAFVMMAYIPSLGFDDQNRSRLPEDYPRLAETEWEYMKELGEKTPHYLRDQSALLPVSYEAYYYFEEGAFSYAYYQGAHQRIAAFIYEDILEDPNTSEDFRVTSRKAMEELSADEELYRLWKVDRIAYHENRNILLLLKGDKVLRFRGIPDVSDPDFIQGVKQIFF